The genomic window TAGTCTCTGTCGGCGTCGAGCGAGTGGGCGATCTCGTGCCCGCGGCGCATGATCTTGGCGCGGTCCCAGCCACCACGCGTTTTGTAATCGGTGGATGCGTCGGCGGCCTCGGTTGTGTGCTGGTGGCGAGTCGCCAGCGGGTCGGGCACGAGCCCCGCGTTGATGTCGTCGGCGCAGCGCGAGAACAGCTGACGGGCGCGCTCTTCAGTGCCGGTGTAGCGCCGCGTCTCGTCCTCCTCGGTGTCGCCGTCAAAGTAACGGGCGCGGCCGCCGGCCAGGCCGGTCGGAATGATCGTGACGGCCCATTCGTCACCGAACTTTTGCTCGACGAGTTGGGTTATGTAGCCGGATTCAAGTTCGTCTGCGATCCGGACGTGATCGTCGTGTAGACGCCAGAGGTCATCCACCTCATCGGCGAGTTCAAGGGCCTCCTCGTGGGTCGGGTCCAGCTCAGATAGGTCCACATAGACGTGGTCTTTTACCTTATCGTAAGCCGCCGGGCCGACTCCTCTGGCGTCGAGGAGGTCTTCCTTGCTGTCGTAGGGCTGGCCCTCGCGGATCTGGCGAGCTGTTGTGGTGCCGATGCCCTCGATGTCGGCGAGGTCGTACAGGAGGGCGGTGCCGTCGTCGGCGTTCAGGTCGATCAGGTCGTCGGTGTTGGTCATGCAGCTGAGGGTGTTGAATGGTGGGCGCCGCGGCGGGCGCCCTCTGTCGATGGTTGCGGTCCCCTTTAGCAGCCGCCGGCGACGCTGCTTGCCCACTCCGCGTCGCGGCAAGAGGTTCTGCGTCGCTTCCTCGCTTTGTCTTCTTCAGCGTATGAACGATATTCAAACGGCCTGGGACAACCTCTCTGGTAGCAAACTAGCGTGTGTCACGTGTCACTTGATTTTTGTCGTATGCACCTCCCATGCGCCTGACATCTCCTGCCGCATGCTCTACAGACGCGGCGCGTCCTCCTGTGCCTTCTCGAAGACGTAGCGCAGCTCAGTGGGATAGTCGCCTGGTGCCTCACCGATCGGCGGTGAGTTTTTCTCATTCCAGTCTTGAAGCGCCAGCCATGCGTCTTGGTCGGAGCATCCGCTCTGGAGTAGGTGGAGAGAAACAAGCCGAGCGGCAAGGTTTCGGCCGACCATCCCATCGCCAAACTCCTCGCCCTCCTGGACGCCCTCACGGCGGATCTTGTCGACGATCCCACGGGAGGTTGAGCGGTCGTCGTCGGTTTCGTAGACCTGCTGAGAAAGCGTGCATGCCTCTCTGAGAAGGTCTTGAAGGTTCCCGTTGAGCGGCGCCTTGCCCGGCCGTGGAAGCGTGTATCCGTCGTAGCGAGAG from Salinibacter ruber DSM 13855 includes these protein-coding regions:
- a CDS encoding ComEA family DNA-binding protein, whose protein sequence is MTNTDDLIDLNADDGTALLYDLADIEGIGTTTARQIREGQPYDSKEDLLDARGVGPAAYDKVKDHVYVDLSELDPTHEEALELADEVDDLWRLHDDHVRIADELESGYITQLVEQKFGDEWAVTIIPTGLAGGRARYFDGDTEEDETRRYTGTEERARQLFSRCADDINAGLVPDPLATRHQHTTEAADASTDYKTRGGWDRAKIMRRGHEIAHSLDADRDYSDRLSEGLARAWDEAKADRRVDAEAGEWRCNDTDMVIHLHDQEVDAEVDAEAEVPRRRLGEVGAVEEEGESWAVKMRERGGRTWTLYLYHDKIVAGHPRRDAVAARGDAKRFIDTFDRMRRFEEARDGFNFMGVGMSLEYSIDEFRRTFRDHYPQDWAKVKEAFNIENPSLTSTTEPDPRRLAGAGLGLFSTPSTLK